DNA sequence from the Acidobacteriota bacterium genome:
CCGCGCATGGAACGCCGTGACCATCGGTGCCGCGAACAACTCCGGTACGTACGGCACGAAGCCCATCTTGCTCAGGCCCTCGCGGATGACCCGTCCGGCGCGGGCGTACTTCGCAACGTGCGCCGGCATCCCGACGCGAGCGATCGCCCGCAGGCTCGTCAAGACGCCGAGCAAGGTGTTCGACGACACGGTGACGGGCGTCGGGTGCCACGCGCCCCATTCCTTTGCGTACGTGCGCCAGGTCCTGAGGTTCAGGTACCACCCATGACCCACGCCGGTGTGGCTGTCGACCGCCTCCCACGCGCGTGGACTGACACTGACGAAGCCCAGGCCGGCCGGCCCTTCGAGACACTTGTTCGCGGCCGTCACACACACGTCGATCCCCCACGCGTCGACGGGGAGGTCCACCCCACCAAGCGACGAGACGGCATCGACCACCACCACGCGTCCGGCCGCACGGGCCACCGCCGCCAGCTCGCGGAGCGGGTTCAACACGGTTGTGGACGTCTCGTGGTGGATGATGGCCACGACCCTGGCGTCCGGGTGCTCGTCGCACAACGCGCGCAGCGCCCCGGGGTCGAGCGGCTGGCCAATCGGCGCCGCCAGCGGCACGACGTTCAGCGCATACGCCGCCGCGATCTCCATCAACCGATCGCCAAAGAACCCGTTCTGACCGACGATAATCTTCTGGCCGCTCGGGAGGAGGCTGCCCATCGCCATGTCGAGCACGGCGGAGGCGGGACCCGGCACGATGAACAGATCGTTGGTCGTCCCGAAGATCTGCTTCAGCAGCGTCTGGGCTTCGCCAAACGTCGCCATCCATTCGGGGCCGTAGTGACGTTGGACGGGCAGCGCCATCGCGGCGAGCACCTCACCGTCCACATCGCCGGGCCCCGGGATAAAGAGCCTCACGTGATCCGTCATTTGTGTGCCCCGAGGGCTGCCCTGGCTGTCCCCGTCTTCGCGTCAACCTTCTTCGCCAGTACCGACTTCGCGCCTCCCGCCTGCTCGTCGGCGACGTCGGTCACGACGGTGCGACTATCAGCGGGCCTTGGCACGACCGCCAGCGCGCCGCGCTCGCCCGCGATGTAGAAGTCGTCACCTTTAATCGCAAGACCCACCGGTCGATCGAGACCAGGAATCGCATAAGCCGCCACGACGTTGTGCGTGGTCAAGTCAATGGTCAGCAACGTACTAAATGCCGCGCTGATCGCGTACAGGCGCCCGCCATCAACGGTTGCGCCCGCGACATAGTACTCATCGAGCGAGCGCTTGTCGCCGCTCAACCGCAATCCGGAGTCCGTGGCGAGCGCCGGCATGAACTCCTCCGACAGCGTCAGGTCGCGTCGGTCGAAGCGCGAGATGACGAACCGCTTCACCTTCGCGTTTGGCACGGTCACCGTGTAGACAGATTTGGTCGCAGGATCGAAGGCGAGCGACATCGTGTACATCATCCGCGCGCGCACGGTACCCAGACGCGAACGCGACACCTCGTCAAACGTGTCGAACGACTCGAGGAAGAACCGGAAGTTCTTGTCCGCGTCGGCCTTGTCGTTCTCGCGGAGCACGACGTAGCTCTTGTTCTCGCCCACCGCCATCACGACCCTGCGCTCGAGGAACGTCGCGCCCGCGAACTGGCCCAGGTCGATGGAAAACCCCGGGTCGACGACCGTGTACCTCGCCACGCGTCCGAGCGAGCCGTCGGTGATGTAGACGCCGGACTGCGTCGTCACCAGGAACCGATTGGTCGCCTGCTCGTACGCGAGATCGGTGACGCTACCCCGCAGCGGCAAGGCCAGGGCGCGCTGCTCGCGAATCGGCAGCACGGGGAGGTTGGCGAGCGGCCCGGCCGCGGGATCAGCCGGCAGGCCTGCCACGCTGGGCTTCTCGATCGCCCACCGACCGCGCAGCGACACGGGTGCGGGCGACCACTCCTCGA
Encoded proteins:
- a CDS encoding alanine--glyoxylate aminotransferase family protein, yielding MRLFIPGPGDVDGEVLAAMALPVQRHYGPEWMATFGEAQTLLKQIFGTTNDLFIVPGPASAVLDMAMGSLLPSGQKIIVGQNGFFGDRLMEIAAAYALNVVPLAAPIGQPLDPGALRALCDEHPDARVVAIIHHETSTTVLNPLRELAAVARAAGRVVVVDAVSSLGGVDLPVDAWGIDVCVTAANKCLEGPAGLGFVSVSPRAWEAVDSHTGVGHGWYLNLRTWRTYAKEWGAWHPTPVTVSSNTLLGVLTSLRAIARVGMPAHVAKYARAGRVIREGLSKMGFVPYVPELFAAPMVTAFHARPEFTVSEFSRWLLDERRIAISGGLGKLAGKIFRVGHLGKAASEEYLTDFLAAVEAFLRQKDLQGR
- a CDS encoding disulfide bond formation protein B, which translates into the protein MNTQRGFLYSLLALTVLTLAAIPVGTAVFLLGFLDGDSPCVMCWEQRTGMVLVALTGLFVLRYGPRPKYLGLSVLLGAWGIFMGLRHTGMHAARDVGQGFSLEILGAHTYTWALFIFWVCTVTMGVLLMLLKEGETRAEPRTLRPLERFAFGVFLVVVAGNMIQAFASTGPPPYMGQSDPIRFSFAPKHWVWSLEEWSPAPVSLRGRWAIEKPSVAGLPADPAAGPLANLPVLPIREQRALALPLRGSVTDLAYEQATNRFLVTTQSGVYITDGSLGRVARYTVVDPGFSIDLGQFAGATFLERRVVMAVGENKSYVVLRENDKADADKNFRFFLESFDTFDEVSRSRLGTVRARMMYTMSLAFDPATKSVYTVTVPNAKVKRFVISRFDRRDLTLSEEFMPALATDSGLRLSGDKRSLDEYYVAGATVDGGRLYAISAAFSTLLTIDLTTHNVVAAYAIPGLDRPVGLAIKGDDFYIAGERGALAVVPRPADSRTVVTDVADEQAGGAKSVLAKKVDAKTGTARAALGAHK